A genome region from Fervidobacterium changbaicum includes the following:
- a CDS encoding Mini-ribonuclease 3 has protein sequence MQPEMSKEQKDQMRLDMSCVFPVPTVNAEELSSDTLAYLGDAVYNLYVKLHILKDVKARDLHKLSNTYVSREGQSKALDRIMTLLTEKERDIVRRGMNSKSARKHGNDRLYIKSTGFEALVGYLYLTDRERLGFLLKEGLRWEEV, from the coding sequence TTGCAACCAGAAATGTCGAAAGAGCAGAAAGATCAGATGCGGCTTGACATGTCGTGTGTATTTCCAGTTCCCACAGTTAATGCTGAAGAGTTATCTAGCGACACCTTGGCTTATCTCGGCGATGCTGTTTACAATCTTTACGTTAAACTGCACATTTTAAAAGATGTTAAGGCAAGGGATTTACACAAACTCTCTAATACCTACGTTTCACGTGAAGGCCAAAGTAAAGCATTGGACAGGATAATGACACTGCTTACTGAAAAGGAGAGAGACATTGTACGTCGTGGGATGAATAGTAAGAGCGCAAGAAAGCATGGTAATGACCGCCTTTACATTAAAAGTACCGGTTTTGAAGCATTAGTTGGATATCTTTATCTTACAGATAGAGAGCGTCTTGGGTTTCTTCTAAAGGAGGGATTGCGATGGGAAGAAGTGTGA
- a CDS encoding DUF1667 domain-containing protein, with product MKVEEMVCIMCPLGCRLTVRQEDNGEIIVSGNRCPRGIEYGKQEIIEPLRILTSSVLVLNGELPLVSVKTNKPIPRRLVMKIMDILKNTRVEAPVRVGDVIIKDILNTGADIVATRNVERAERSDAA from the coding sequence ATGAAAGTGGAAGAAATGGTTTGTATAATGTGTCCGTTAGGTTGTAGATTAACGGTTAGGCAAGAGGATAACGGAGAGATAATCGTTTCTGGAAATAGATGCCCACGTGGAATCGAATATGGAAAACAGGAGATAATTGAGCCTTTGAGAATATTAACTTCGAGTGTTCTGGTGTTAAATGGAGAACTACCGTTGGTATCTGTGAAGACAAACAAACCAATACCAAGGAGATTAGTTATGAAAATTATGGATATTTTGAAAAATACCAGGGTCGAAGCACCTGTAAGAGTTGGAGATGTAATTATCAAGGACATACTTAACACAGGAGCTGATATTGTTGCAACCAGAAATGTCGAAAGAGCAGAAAGATCAGATGCGGCTTGA
- a CDS encoding NAD(P)/FAD-dependent oxidoreductase, with product MIKERNVDILVIGAGAAGLGAAIGAAREGVNEVVLVERDDRSGGVLNQCIHNGFGLHYFREELTGPEYAERIKRIVHQYPNIDVKVEQYVHQIDYKRKEVVVASVEGITLYKPKALIVATGARERPMGGILVPGTRPAGVFTAGVAQRFVNLENRLPGRKAIIVGSGDIGLIMARRLTLEGVEVVAVVERMPYPGGLERNIRQCLKDFDIPLYLSHTVVGIYGKERLEEVIIAQLDKDFKPIPGTEKKFKVDTLVLSVGLIPQTTLFKDFLKIDPWTKGIVTSSSGRSSLNWIFAAGNCTVIYDLVDWVTEEGTVAGKFAAMYVKNSWEPAKFFVEKGQNVGILFPSWYEEGTNLNIYLRVKKPMEEGTIRIKQRNNLLYSKKHLNLSPSEMVNIKIPESKIGSGDIVVEVLE from the coding sequence ATGATAAAAGAAAGAAATGTCGATATTCTTGTTATAGGTGCTGGAGCAGCAGGGCTGGGAGCTGCAATCGGGGCTGCGAGAGAAGGAGTTAACGAGGTAGTTTTGGTTGAGAGAGATGACAGAAGTGGTGGTGTCTTGAACCAATGTATCCATAACGGTTTTGGATTGCATTATTTCAGAGAAGAATTAACTGGTCCTGAATATGCGGAAAGGATTAAGAGAATAGTTCATCAGTATCCGAATATAGATGTTAAAGTTGAGCAATACGTGCATCAAATAGATTATAAGAGAAAAGAAGTAGTCGTTGCATCAGTCGAAGGAATAACACTCTACAAGCCGAAAGCCCTTATTGTTGCAACAGGCGCAAGGGAAAGACCTATGGGTGGAATACTTGTTCCTGGGACCAGACCTGCCGGTGTTTTTACAGCTGGTGTTGCTCAGAGATTTGTGAACTTGGAAAACAGGCTACCTGGTCGAAAAGCTATAATAGTTGGGTCTGGAGATATAGGGCTGATAATGGCCAGACGACTTACTCTTGAGGGTGTTGAAGTCGTAGCAGTTGTTGAAAGAATGCCGTACCCAGGTGGACTAGAAAGGAATATAAGGCAGTGTTTGAAAGATTTTGATATTCCACTTTACCTGAGTCATACTGTTGTAGGTATTTACGGAAAGGAAAGGTTGGAAGAGGTTATTATCGCTCAACTCGACAAAGATTTTAAGCCAATTCCTGGCACAGAAAAAAAGTTCAAAGTTGATACGTTGGTTCTCTCCGTAGGACTGATTCCCCAAACAACTTTATTCAAGGACTTCCTTAAAATTGACCCGTGGACGAAAGGTATTGTGACATCAAGCTCTGGAAGGTCTTCTTTGAATTGGATTTTCGCAGCTGGGAACTGCACAGTAATATACGACCTCGTCGACTGGGTTACAGAAGAAGGGACCGTTGCAGGAAAGTTTGCAGCGATGTACGTCAAAAACAGTTGGGAACCTGCAAAATTCTTTGTAGAAAAAGGTCAAAATGTAGGGATTTTATTCCCGTCTTGGTACGAGGAAGGGACGAATCTTAACATCTATCTACGAGTTAAAAAGCCGATGGAAGAGGGAACCATACGTATAAAGCAAAGGAACAATCTGCTATACAGCAAAAAGCATCTTAATCTTTCACCGAGTGAAATGGTTAACATCAAGATTCCCGAGTCAAAAATCGGGAGTGGAGATATTGTAGTGGAGGTGTTAGAATGA